The sequence TTTTTCAACGGTCGTTTTCTATAATTGGATGAAATAACTGAGTTTACGAACGAAAGGAGTAATAAGTAGATAAGAATCTTTCGACACACATCTTGATCCAAATTTTTTGTCAGAGACACAACTGATTATATTTATGTTCCttctttttatattaaaaaaattaaattgtaattcaagCATTGCTACTActgcatacaaatattttaaaatcaatccGAGTTCAATAGGGATCTCAGACAATTAGTCTGAGGTAACTTTACTAGTGGGTTCTATTCTAGTCAAAGTCATAGAGTTCATCAGCTTTTTAACTGACATTAGATACGCCATATTCAGGATAAAAGTCTCCCAGCAGAAGACTGCTACCCTGAAAACAGCGACTGCCATAATCACAGCTAGAACTAAAAAGTTCAACTGCAGTTTGACAAAAAGCATTACGTCAGTTATGGATTATTCCGTGATTGAACTTTTCAATGTGATCCAGTAGGATGCAGTGTAAGTGCAAGTGTTATGTTTTCCGTCGCAGGTGATCCTGCCCCTGTTGTTCGCCGCCGTCTCGGCCGGTCTGGTGGGACACGGCATCCCGGCGCTCGGCTCCGTGGCGGTCCACGCTCCGGTCGTAGCTGGCCCGGGTCTGGGCTCCGTGGCGATCCACGCCCCCGTCGTAGCTGGCCCCGCCCTGGGCTCCGTGGCGGTGCACGCCCCCGTCGTAGCCGCCGCCCCCCTCGCCACCTCCTACACCAGCGTGATCAGGGGCCCCGCCGTCGCCGCTCTGCCGCTGGGAGCGCACGGGCCCGCCGTCATCGCCGCTCATGGCATCCACGGCTGAGACCACCACACTACCCTCGCACTGAGCCCGCCTCGAGCTGACAAGCCGCAATAAACTATACCCAACACCAACCATGTCTCTCATTTGTACTGCATTGTTGACCCTAGGTGTCGTACCTAGATATAACCCTTTATTTCCCATCCTCTTTTCTGATATTCCTGATAAATATTGTCGTGATGTTGGggttaattttaaagaaaaaatttaaatgttatcaAATAAGTAGGTAAGAGTCTATAAAAGTTGTTTTAACTTTATTGGGGGCAAAAGTAGCTCTAGGTGAACTCGCTTgatattctactttaaattttcgAAAGACATTCGTCTTATAAATTCctcttaaatttataaaatactcTGAACTTTAATGGATATAGATTCTGCTCCCTGTACAGAATGTCTAGagagatataaataaaatgaaatacttaaaaaaacttaaaaaaaattaaaaaccaacttTCATTTATCATCAATTTTCTAAGGT comes from Bacillus rossius redtenbacheri isolate Brsri chromosome 18, Brsri_v3, whole genome shotgun sequence and encodes:
- the LOC134541105 gene encoding cuticle protein LPCP-23-like, with protein sequence MCKLVILPLLFAAVSAGLVGHGIPALGSVAVHAPVVAGPGLGSVAIHAPVVAGPALGSVAVHAPVVAAAPLATSYTSVIRGPAVAALPLGAHGPAVIAAHGIHG